One Aegilops tauschii subsp. strangulata cultivar AL8/78 chromosome 7, Aet v6.0, whole genome shotgun sequence genomic window carries:
- the LOC141027018 gene encoding uncharacterized protein encodes MALSWLCLHALSKLLFIKEILVDYASSIGLRINFHKSTLIPINLSNETALAFASFFGCSVGSMSFTYLGLPLGTTKPTILDLMPLVCSAERRLTSTITVMSYGGKLSWLNAIVTSLLIYAMCMLKFSPKLIEMLDKIRRRCLWTKKTEQGDKCNSLAAWDMVCKPKKHGGLGVINIQLQNDALLMKFLHTFHNKLDVPWVHLIWDTYYADKVPHATNHVGSFWWRDILKLTPVFRGITQVRVVSGTTALVWKDLLAGDVLASSHPHAFSFAMHEDGSVKNFLESTALSEAFHLPLSLQALNEV; translated from the coding sequence ATGGCACTATCCTGGCTATGCCTGCATGCCCTCAGCAAGCTGCTGTTCATCAAAGAAATCCTTGTGGACTATGCGTCCTCCATCGGCCTTCGGATCAATTTCCATAAATCCACGCTGATCCCAATTAACCTATCAAATGAAACTGCCCTGGCGTTTGCGAGCTTCTTTGGGTGCTCAGTTGGCTCGATGTCGTTTACCTACCTTGGGCTTCCTCTTGGCACGACCAAACCGACTATCCTGGACCTCATGCCACTGGTGTGCAGTGCTGAACGCCGTCTCACCTCTACGATCACAGTGATGTCCTATGGTGGTAAACTTTCTTGGCTTAATGCTATCGTCACATCCCTCCTTATTTATGCCATGTGCATGCTCAAGTTCTCACCCAAGCTGATTGAGATGCTCGATAAAATTAGAAGACGATGCCTCTGGACCAAAAAGACAGAGCAGGGGGACAAATGCAACTCCCTTGCCGCCTGGGATATGGTTTGCAAACCCAAAAAGCATGGTGGCTTGGGTGTTATCAATATACAGTTACAAAATGATGCTTTGCTCATGAAATTCCTACACACGTTTCACAACAAGCTCGACGTCCCGTGGGTGCATCTTATTTGGGACACGTATTATGCAGACAAAGTTCCTCATGCCACGAATCATGTTGGCTCATTCTGGTGGCGTGACATCCTAAAGCTCACCCCTGTCTTCCGAGGCATCACACAGGTTCGAGTGGTTTCAGGCACAACTGCTCTAGTTTGGAAAGATCTTTTGGCTGGAGACGTACTAGCAAGCTCGCATCCCCACGCATTTTCCTTTGCCATGCATGAAGATGGGTCCGTCAAGAATTTCTTGGAGAGCACGGCACTGTCGGAGGCCTTTCACCTACCGCTCTCCCTACAAGCCTTGAACGAGGTGTGA